A genomic segment from Bacteroidota bacterium encodes:
- a CDS encoding T9SS type A sorting domain-containing protein, whose amino-acid sequence MKTILQILFVAVIFSSNPLQGQFAPAAGFEGSTAIHKGDESFTSWASTCSLQLGWQNISDTTIGHTAVGNEISPTGKPGENGVVSLGDGGIATLTFSSPIFNGPGFDFAVFENGFSVAGTPLAFLEFAFVEVSSDGNRFVRFPTISNIQDTIQLAMEGMDASLVNNLAGKYVAGYGTPFDLEELKDSAGLDVLHITHVRVVDVVGSIDSQFATYDSQGKKINDSWPTPFPSGGFDLDAVGVIHSLNETSINDSWAIPVTLFPNPNRTETVHLIADAHWVGAALVLTNTTGSVLYSGRLDKTNKVIETAAYPKGIYFLTLQSSSETQTIKVIVE is encoded by the coding sequence ATGAAAACAATCTTACAGATACTGTTCGTTGCAGTGATATTTAGTTCCAATCCGTTGCAGGGACAATTTGCTCCTGCGGCGGGTTTTGAAGGAAGTACGGCAATTCATAAAGGCGATGAATCTTTTACTTCCTGGGCTTCTACCTGTTCTTTGCAATTAGGTTGGCAAAATATTTCGGATACTACCATCGGTCATACGGCTGTCGGTAATGAAATTTCTCCAACCGGCAAACCCGGAGAAAACGGTGTTGTTAGTCTTGGAGATGGAGGCATAGCTACTCTGACCTTCTCTTCGCCAATCTTCAACGGCCCGGGTTTTGACTTTGCTGTTTTTGAAAATGGATTTTCTGTGGCTGGCACACCGCTTGCTTTTCTCGAATTTGCTTTTGTGGAGGTGAGTTCAGATGGGAATCGGTTCGTTCGCTTTCCAACTATTTCAAATATCCAAGACACCATCCAATTGGCTATGGAGGGAATGGATGCTTCTTTAGTAAATAACTTAGCAGGCAAGTATGTTGCCGGTTATGGAACTCCCTTTGATTTGGAGGAGTTGAAAGATTCTGCTGGGTTGGATGTGCTTCATATTACACACGTTCGGGTGGTGGATGTGGTCGGGTCTATAGATTCGCAGTTTGCTACTTATGATTCGCAGGGAAAGAAAATAAATGATTCTTGGCCTACACCTTTTCCTTCCGGTGGATTTGATTTAGATGCCGTAGGGGTCATTCATTCGCTAAACGAAACCAGTATAAATGATTCATGGGCTATACCGGTAACATTGTTTCCTAATCCCAATAGAACAGAGACCGTTCATTTAATTGCTGATGCTCATTGGGTCGGTGCTGCTTTAGTGCTCACGAACACTACCGGTTCGGTTTTGTATTCCGGCAGATTGGATAAAACAAATAAGGTTATTGAGACGGCTGCGTATCCAAAGGGGATATATTTTTTGACACTCCAATCTTCTTCGGAAACACAGACCATAAAGGTTATAGTTGAATGA
- a CDS encoding DUF4465 domain-containing protein, whose amino-acid sequence MKKINLLFLAMCFALISFAQTVSDFESLTLPADSFWNGADLTGGFSDGNAFFASDYSVAFQLWGGFGYSNKKDTTTSGYQNDFSAITGEGFYGSSNYAVANLSGQTKIRLTGIGAGKQASGFYVTNATYAYLSMKDGDAFCKKFGGVSGNEEDWFKLTAKGWLNGAEKKNRVDFYLADFRSSDNSEDYILKTWEWLDLIPLGNVDSIQFFLSSSDTGLYGMNTPAYFCLDNFTTADVANNAPVAMNDEVMINYLEDTLIDVLSNDIDVDALPLTVQLISSPMIPGAYAADSNGTHIYYQPAVGIVATDTLYYRVCDAAMECDTAMLVVRVNSLTGIEDLTENDILLSPNPFTGSFAINFPEGTERIELFDINGRMVKNKILKESMKQEVIQTTDLLSGLYFVKVFGGGASVVLKALKQ is encoded by the coding sequence ATGAAAAAAATCAACCTTTTATTTCTTGCGATGTGCTTCGCGCTTATCTCTTTTGCACAAACCGTATCTGATTTTGAAAGTCTCACTTTACCTGCCGATTCATTTTGGAATGGGGCAGATTTGACAGGGGGCTTCAGCGATGGCAATGCTTTCTTTGCGAGCGATTATTCTGTCGCGTTTCAGCTTTGGGGCGGCTTTGGTTATTCCAACAAGAAAGATACCACCACTTCCGGCTATCAAAATGATTTTAGTGCGATTACCGGTGAAGGATTTTATGGTTCTTCCAACTATGCAGTTGCCAATCTCAGTGGCCAAACAAAAATTCGCCTTACCGGTATCGGTGCGGGGAAACAGGCCAGCGGTTTCTATGTCACTAATGCAACTTATGCTTATCTCAGTATGAAAGACGGAGATGCTTTCTGTAAAAAATTCGGGGGTGTTTCGGGTAATGAAGAAGACTGGTTTAAACTCACGGCCAAAGGTTGGTTGAACGGTGCAGAGAAAAAAAATAGGGTAGATTTTTATCTGGCCGATTTCCGATCTTCGGATAATAGCGAAGACTATATTCTCAAAACGTGGGAATGGTTAGACCTCATTCCGCTGGGCAATGTGGACAGCATACAGTTTTTTCTTTCCTCGTCCGACACCGGTCTTTATGGAATGAATACGCCCGCCTATTTTTGTCTGGACAATTTTACAACTGCTGATGTTGCAAACAACGCACCGGTAGCCATGAACGATGAAGTGATGATTAATTATTTGGAGGATACATTGATTGATGTTCTGTCAAACGATATAGATGTGGATGCCCTTCCGCTCACCGTGCAGCTAATCAGTAGCCCTATGATTCCCGGTGCTTATGCTGCCGACTCTAACGGTACGCATATTTACTATCAGCCTGCCGTCGGCATTGTAGCGACGGATACGCTCTATTACAGAGTTTGTGATGCCGCAATGGAATGTGATACCGCGATGCTTGTTGTGCGGGTGAATTCTTTAACCGGTATAGAAGATTTAACTGAAAACGATATTCTCTTATCACCCAATCCATTCACCGGTTCATTTGCTATCAATTTCCCCGAAGGCACTGAACGGATAGAACTGTTTGATATAAACGGAAGAATGGTGAAGAACAAAATTTTGAAGGAATCTATGAAACAAGAGGTAATCCAGACAACAGACCTTTTGTCGGGCTTATATTTTGTGAAAGTGTTTGGTGGTGGTGCTTCGGTAGTGTTAAAAGCACTAAAGCAATAG